A single Pedobacter sp. PACM 27299 DNA region contains:
- the creD gene encoding cell envelope integrity protein CreD, with product MENIQFPKEKSTFALLQESVGAKLFLIAVLTLLLLIPSSWVQYLIQERQGRQDEAIQEISEKWSGPQLIESPILQLPYKTWVKTLDVNGKSIMKESFNTIYLLPESLDIQSDVKPEILHRGIFDAVVYHAKIRLNGKFSELELKKSGINPELVLWDKAKIVAGISDFKGLKSTPIIKVAGQVYTAEPDFAPENLLVNNLGIQIDLSAAKRSDIHFNYELDLRGSEALNFLHLGKNSTIKVSGDWNNPSFTGAFLPENRNITEKQFSSTWKMSNFNRPFPQQWLGGQAVLTPQNKIKATFGVKFLLPVDQYQKTMRSAKYAILIILLSFISLFFIELLNKVKVNLLQYVLIGAAMIIYYTLLLSFTEQVGFGAAYFIASVATVILVSTFIGAFLRNKKAAIVFAITLSIFYSFIYVIIQLQDLALLFGSIGLFITVACLMYFSVKINWNKPETAIDQP from the coding sequence ATGGAAAACATTCAATTCCCTAAAGAAAAATCAACTTTTGCCCTACTACAGGAATCTGTGGGTGCTAAACTATTTTTAATCGCTGTACTGACCTTGCTCTTACTCATCCCCTCTTCCTGGGTTCAATACCTGATTCAGGAACGCCAGGGCCGACAAGATGAGGCCATACAGGAAATCTCTGAGAAATGGTCAGGTCCGCAGCTGATTGAAAGTCCAATCCTGCAGCTTCCTTATAAAACATGGGTTAAAACCTTAGATGTGAACGGAAAATCGATCATGAAAGAAAGCTTCAACACCATTTACCTACTGCCTGAAAGCCTGGACATACAAAGTGATGTAAAACCGGAAATCCTGCACCGAGGTATATTTGATGCCGTGGTATACCATGCGAAAATCCGTTTAAATGGTAAATTCAGTGAATTGGAATTGAAAAAATCGGGGATCAATCCAGAACTGGTTTTATGGGATAAAGCAAAGATAGTAGCTGGAATCAGCGACTTTAAAGGCTTAAAAAGTACGCCCATTATTAAAGTAGCAGGCCAGGTCTATACTGCAGAACCAGATTTTGCGCCAGAAAACCTATTGGTCAATAACCTGGGTATACAAATCGATCTTTCAGCTGCAAAGCGTTCCGATATCCACTTTAATTATGAATTAGACTTGAGGGGTAGTGAAGCATTAAATTTCCTGCACCTCGGTAAAAACAGCACCATCAAAGTAAGTGGCGACTGGAACAATCCAAGTTTTACAGGCGCTTTTCTGCCAGAAAACAGAAACATCACAGAAAAACAGTTCAGCAGCACCTGGAAAATGTCAAATTTCAACAGGCCATTTCCGCAGCAATGGCTTGGCGGACAAGCAGTGCTGACCCCACAAAATAAAATAAAAGCGACGTTTGGGGTGAAATTTTTACTGCCGGTAGATCAGTACCAGAAAACAATGCGCTCTGCAAAATATGCCATTCTAATCATCTTATTGAGTTTCATCTCACTTTTCTTTATCGAATTACTGAATAAAGTGAAAGTAAACCTGCTGCAATATGTCCTGATTGGCGCTGCCATGATCATCTATTATACCCTGTTGTTATCCTTTACGGAACAGGTTGGTTTTGGAGCCGCTTATTTCATCGCTTCTGTTGCCACGGTGATCCTCGTGAGTACATTTATCGGAGCTTTTCTGAGGAACAAAAAAGCAGCAATAGTTTTTGCGATCACCCTCAGTATATTCTACAGCTTTATCTATGTGATTATCCAGTTGCAAGACCTTGCGCTACTCTTTGGCAGTATTGGCTTGTTCATTACAGTGGCTTGTCTGATGTATTTTTCAGTTAAGATCAACTGGAATAAACCGGAAACGGCTATTGATCAGCCTTAA
- a CDS encoding DeoR/GlpR family DNA-binding transcription regulator yields MINIAERHQFILHRIQAEGSVDVQILCKDLDVSSVTIRKDLKLLEDKKLLFRTHGGATLNNPYTVDRPVNEKEQLQSAEKLRIAAAAAVLLKDNDSIIIASGTTILALARAIKPQGNLTVITSALNVALELIPHDHIEVIQLGGLLRKSSASVTGPYSDHILSNIFCSKLFLGVDGIDLDFGLTTTNASEAQLNKQMIDASQKVIVLADSTKFGKRGFGKICGIEEVDHIITDSGISTQILQQLESLGIEVTIV; encoded by the coding sequence ATGATCAATATAGCAGAAAGACACCAATTCATTCTCCATAGGATTCAAGCAGAGGGATCTGTAGATGTTCAGATTTTATGCAAAGATCTGGATGTTTCTTCGGTGACCATTCGTAAGGATCTGAAACTACTCGAAGACAAAAAGTTACTTTTCAGGACACATGGCGGCGCCACCTTAAACAACCCGTATACGGTAGACCGGCCAGTAAATGAAAAAGAGCAATTACAATCTGCTGAAAAGTTAAGGATAGCAGCAGCGGCAGCAGTATTACTCAAAGACAATGATTCTATCATCATTGCTTCCGGCACTACTATACTCGCATTGGCCAGAGCCATTAAACCTCAGGGCAACCTTACTGTGATCACTTCCGCATTGAATGTTGCTTTAGAGCTGATTCCACACGACCATATAGAGGTGATCCAATTGGGAGGATTATTGAGAAAAAGCTCAGCCTCTGTAACCGGACCATATTCAGACCATATCCTGAGCAATATCTTTTGCAGCAAACTTTTTCTGGGCGTAGATGGCATCGATTTAGATTTCGGCCTCACCACAACCAATGCTTCTGAAGCACAGCTGAACAAGCAGATGATCGATGCTTCACAAAAAGTGATTGTGCTCGCAGATTCCACCAAATTCGGAAAAAGAGGATTCGGAAAGATCTGCGGCATAGAAGAAGTGGATCATATCATTACCGATAGCGGTATTTCCACACAGATTTTACAGCAATTGGAGAGTTTGGGCATCGAAGTGACGATCGTTTAA
- a CDS encoding glycerophosphodiester phosphodiesterase family protein, giving the protein MKMTSLLVCAAVIGLAPVKLNAQVKVSAKAEFPAFSTEGHRGARGLMPENTIMAMKKAIDLGITTLEMDTHVTKDGEVVVTHDDYLSPAFMLDANGKELPPGDAKKYPVYQMTYAELKSFDLGSKYYPAFPQQEKIKTFIPRLEELIDSVQLYLEQSGKKPMFYNIETKCGPEGDGVLNPDPETFVKLLMGVLEKKGITPFVVIQSFDKRTLQVLNKKYPEVRTSYLVANTKSFEENMADLGFSPFILSPYYKMVNAELVRKCHNQEIKVIPWTVNSAKEIQELKDLKVDGIISDYPNLLVH; this is encoded by the coding sequence ATGAAAATGACTTCCTTATTGGTATGTGCTGCTGTGATCGGATTGGCTCCGGTAAAGCTGAATGCACAGGTAAAAGTAAGCGCAAAGGCTGAATTCCCTGCCTTTAGTACGGAAGGCCATCGAGGTGCCCGTGGATTAATGCCAGAAAATACCATTATGGCTATGAAAAAGGCAATAGACCTGGGCATTACCACCTTAGAAATGGACACCCATGTGACCAAAGATGGGGAAGTTGTGGTGACACACGATGATTATTTAAGTCCGGCCTTTATGCTGGATGCAAATGGAAAGGAACTCCCTCCCGGGGATGCTAAAAAATACCCGGTGTATCAAATGACTTATGCGGAATTGAAAAGCTTTGACCTGGGATCGAAATATTACCCTGCTTTTCCGCAGCAAGAAAAGATCAAAACATTTATCCCCCGTCTGGAGGAATTGATTGACTCGGTACAGTTGTATTTAGAACAAAGCGGTAAAAAACCGATGTTCTATAATATAGAAACGAAATGCGGACCGGAAGGGGATGGGGTATTGAATCCTGACCCTGAAACATTTGTCAAATTGCTCATGGGGGTGTTGGAGAAAAAAGGGATTACCCCATTTGTAGTTATTCAGTCTTTTGACAAGAGAACTTTACAAGTGTTAAATAAAAAGTATCCGGAGGTCAGAACTTCTTACCTGGTTGCGAATACAAAAAGCTTTGAAGAAAATATGGCTGACCTGGGCTTTTCGCCTTTCATCCTGAGCCCGTATTACAAAATGGTCAATGCAGAATTGGTCAGGAAATGCCATAACCAGGAGATTAAAGTGATTCCATGGACCGTAAATTCAGCAAAAGAGATTCAGGAGCTAAAAGATTTAAAGGTAGATGGCATCATCTCTGATTATCCGAATTTGCTGGTACACTAG
- a CDS encoding winged helix-turn-helix domain-containing protein — MKSTLANFDKAFENRVRLQIMSILVANENYDFNSLKELLEVTDGNLASHLKALEKEAYINVYKSFLGRKPNTSYAASEQGRIAFLKHLESLENLIKQQKF, encoded by the coding sequence GTGAAAAGCACATTAGCAAATTTTGATAAAGCCTTTGAAAACAGGGTTCGCCTGCAGATCATGAGCATTCTGGTAGCCAATGAAAATTACGACTTCAATTCTCTGAAAGAATTGCTGGAAGTAACCGATGGTAACCTGGCTTCCCATCTGAAAGCCCTGGAGAAAGAAGCGTATATCAATGTCTATAAATCCTTTCTGGGCAGAAAGCCCAATACCAGTTATGCCGCTTCAGAACAAGGAAGAATCGCCTTCCTGAAACACCTGGAATCCCTGGAAAATTTAATCAAACAACAGAAATTTTAA
- a CDS encoding M28 family peptidase — protein MKFLLYESSFSLLICAGAVAAEAQTTIQTSAETGVQALAQSTVITSVSSQMKVQGNFGPVFQQINAEVQANSKAYDNLKFATENIGHRLTGSANGAKAEAYAYQLLKSYGYEVKFQPFEVESWSRISNETKIGDSEKELKKVNSVTLAHSPVKTSVFGELIDLGNGLEADYIKDGGKVKGKIALVYLGVLPGSAEKTPYLHRSEKAAIAIQHGARGIILINGVKGGVLLTGTASVTGKLIPIPALCIGLEDGMALKETLKSKPQYASLNMSNFSGLIKARNVIATLKGTTLPAEKIVVGGHLDSWDLATGAIDNGIGSFAIIDMARTFKKLNLKTARTLEFVLFMGEEQGLLGSKAYVAAEHKQNTLDKVRFMLNYDMANNPKGFSTSRKEMKDLFNAWGSQINQLDSGFKNIFYAGAGLHSDHQPFLLEGIPTGGGAGEVLPNNSGPFYHSDGDVFSLVDDQELRNTVRFSAMLAYALANTPNIPVSRQSNEVLKKFLQENDLEVPLKIAGEWKW, from the coding sequence TTGAAATTTCTCCTTTATGAAAGCTCTTTTAGTCTATTGATTTGTGCTGGCGCAGTTGCTGCGGAGGCTCAAACTACGATACAAACTTCTGCCGAAACGGGCGTACAAGCCCTTGCACAGTCAACAGTCATCACATCAGTATCTTCGCAAATGAAGGTTCAGGGTAATTTTGGTCCCGTTTTCCAGCAAATAAATGCGGAAGTGCAAGCCAATTCCAAGGCTTACGATAACTTGAAATTCGCTACAGAAAATATTGGCCACCGATTAACTGGATCCGCAAATGGAGCGAAAGCAGAGGCTTATGCCTATCAACTGCTGAAGTCCTATGGCTATGAGGTAAAATTCCAGCCTTTTGAAGTGGAAAGCTGGAGCAGGATCAGCAATGAGACAAAAATCGGAGATTCGGAAAAAGAATTGAAAAAAGTAAACTCAGTTACTTTGGCACATTCGCCGGTAAAAACCAGTGTATTTGGGGAGCTCATAGATTTAGGGAATGGCCTGGAAGCAGATTATATCAAGGATGGTGGAAAGGTGAAAGGTAAAATTGCCCTGGTTTATCTGGGCGTACTCCCCGGTTCTGCTGAAAAAACGCCTTACCTGCACCGATCAGAAAAAGCAGCGATAGCCATTCAGCATGGTGCCAGAGGAATTATCCTGATCAATGGTGTAAAAGGAGGGGTATTGCTGACTGGAACGGCTTCGGTTACCGGAAAACTGATCCCAATCCCTGCGCTTTGCATCGGTTTGGAAGATGGGATGGCTTTAAAAGAAACCTTAAAAAGTAAGCCGCAATATGCCAGCTTAAATATGAGTAATTTCTCTGGTTTGATTAAAGCGAGGAACGTCATTGCTACCTTAAAAGGAACAACTTTACCTGCCGAAAAGATTGTAGTAGGTGGTCATTTGGACAGCTGGGATCTGGCAACAGGTGCCATTGACAATGGCATTGGTTCTTTCGCCATCATTGATATGGCGCGTACTTTCAAAAAATTAAACTTAAAGACAGCACGTACACTTGAATTTGTACTGTTCATGGGGGAAGAACAAGGGTTATTAGGTTCAAAAGCTTACGTTGCTGCGGAGCATAAACAAAATACACTGGATAAAGTCAGGTTCATGCTGAACTATGATATGGCCAATAATCCTAAAGGATTTTCAACCAGTAGAAAAGAAATGAAAGATTTGTTTAATGCCTGGGGCAGCCAGATCAATCAGCTGGATAGCGGTTTCAAAAATATATTTTATGCAGGTGCAGGCTTGCACAGTGATCACCAACCTTTCTTATTGGAAGGAATCCCAACAGGTGGAGGCGCAGGAGAAGTACTGCCGAATAATTCCGGTCCTTTCTACCATTCTGATGGAGATGTATTCTCCCTGGTGGATGATCAGGAATTGAGAAATACGGTGAGATTTAGTGCCATGCTGGCTTATGCCCTGGCCAATACACCAAATATTCCAGTGAGCAGACAATCAAATGAGGTATTGAAGAAATTTCTTCAAGAGAATGATCTGGAGGTTCCTTTGAAGATAGCTGGTGAATGGAAGTGGTAG
- a CDS encoding DUF47 domain-containing protein, with protein sequence MNNFFKVFSPKDKKFQPLFEQCGGNLVRLSETLLLTFSTTDLEERKVHIKEIERMEHTGEQIRTKVFLSLSKSLITPFSREDIHSLISSLYAIADYMHTAAINVDLYQVTELNKPMIHMAQLLIEMCRDLEIALKELRTFKNTGLISDVCLRIYKGEGQADAVCNQAIAFLFQSGISPIELIKQKEILQILEMAADKCDDVANVLESILVKNS encoded by the coding sequence ATGAACAACTTTTTTAAAGTCTTTAGTCCTAAGGATAAAAAGTTCCAGCCGCTATTTGAACAATGCGGCGGGAACCTGGTACGGCTGTCGGAAACCTTACTGCTTACTTTTAGCACCACAGATCTGGAAGAACGCAAAGTACACATCAAGGAAATTGAGCGCATGGAACATACCGGCGAACAAATCCGCACTAAAGTATTCCTGAGCCTTAGCAAAAGCCTGATCACGCCATTCAGCAGGGAAGACATTCATTCTTTGATCAGCTCTTTGTATGCCATTGCAGATTACATGCACACCGCAGCCATTAATGTAGACCTCTATCAGGTAACGGAACTCAATAAGCCGATGATCCACATGGCGCAGCTGCTGATTGAAATGTGCCGTGATCTGGAAATTGCTCTCAAAGAACTCCGTACTTTCAAGAATACCGGACTGATCAGTGATGTTTGTCTGCGGATTTATAAAGGCGAAGGCCAGGCAGATGCCGTATGTAATCAAGCCATCGCCTTTTTATTCCAATCCGGTATCAGTCCGATTGAGCTGATTAAACAGAAAGAAATCCTGCAAATCCTCGAGATGGCCGCTGATAAATGTGATGACGTAGCTAATGTGCTGGAAAGCATCCTCGTGAAAAATTCTTAA